In the Theobroma cacao cultivar B97-61/B2 chromosome 1, Criollo_cocoa_genome_V2, whole genome shotgun sequence genome, one interval contains:
- the LOC108661385 gene encoding uncharacterized protein LOC108661385 yields the protein MPLSVAKNLGFQEIQTTTVTLQLANRTIRYPVGIIEDVLLKVGHLYIPVDFIMLEIEDDVEIPLILERPFLATVGVIVDVKNGKITSKIEEEEMIFNLFNTTQYPYTDSCHKVDLVNEGKGKPSPLASTKQAPTLETKPPPLFSHLDFVVGQ from the coding sequence ATGCCTTTATCTGTTGCCAAAAACCTTGGATTTCAAGAGATACAAACTACTACAGTTACCTTGCAATTAGCAAACAGAACAATCAGGTACCCAGTTGGGATTATAGAGGATGTTTTGCTTAAAGTTGGGCATTTATACATTCCAGTGGACTTCATTATGCTCGagattgaagatgatgttgaaattCCTCTTATTTTGGAAAGACCATTCTTAGCTACAGTTGGAGTAATTGTTGATGTGAAGAATGGCAAAATAACTTCCAAAATTGAAGAGGAGgaaatgatatttaatttgttcaatACAACTCAATACCCCTATACAGATAGTTGCCATAAAGTGGATTTAGTTAATGAAGGTAAAGGTAAGCCTAGTCCACTAGCTTCAACGAAGCAAGCGCCAACTCTTGAGACAAAACCACCACCACTTTTCAGTCATCTTGATTTTGTGGTTGGACAGTGA